In Legionella adelaidensis, the genomic window ATCTTATAGCGTAAATTCTGAATGTTGTGCGAATATGGGTGGATTACATTATTGTGATACTTCCGCAGGTCGTTTTGTGTGTAAAAATGGGTATTACTCTTCTTGTTATTGCACCCGCCATGCAGTGATGGATTTACAAAAATTCCAAGGGTGCTGTATGTGGCAAGGAGGCGTTTTAGATGCGGATAACGGGTTAGTTGTTTGTAACA contains:
- a CDS encoding neurogenic locus notch codes for the protein MRVFLLCLLSFTFHSSYSVNSECCANMGGLHYCDTSAGRFVCKNGYYSSCYCTRHAVMDLQKFQGCCMWQGGVLDADNGLVVCNNGGVSEICTLQLPNAEGLTAFR